One Pseudophryne corroboree isolate aPseCor3 chromosome 3 unlocalized genomic scaffold, aPseCor3.hap2 SUPER_3_unloc_60, whole genome shotgun sequence genomic window carries:
- the LOC134984541 gene encoding oocyte zinc finger protein XlCOF6.1-like: MKRPRPQHAAEPPLTKPNEILYRLSQVTEDQDEMTNTKTQELRGLERPGTADQEQTFTKHEQHAGHYHRRLYAKCFTQNTKLITHQTSKAGERPLTCSECGKCFAHTSDLVRHNRSHTGEKQFSCSECGKYFTRKSQLVTHQRSHTGEKPFPCSECGKCYTYKWHLVRHQRSHTGERPFPCSECGKCFAWKSQLVTHQQIHTGENLFSCSECIKCFTRKSDLITHQRSHTGEKPFPCSECRKCFTRKSDLVKHQRSHTGEKPFSCSECGKCFAQKSHLVKHQRSHTGEKPFPCSECGKCFAQKSHLVKHQRSHTGEKPFPCSECGKCFGEKSDLVIHQRIHTGENLFSCSECGKCFTWKSDLITHQRSHTGERPFPCSECGKCFAHKSVLVIHHRSHTGEKPFL; the protein is encoded by the exons ATGAAGCGGccaaggccgcagcacgcggcagagccgccactcacgaaaccaaacgagatcctctataGACTGTCACAGGTAACTGAGGAccaggatgagatgacaaacaccaagactcaggaactcagaggactggaacgaccgggcacagcagaccaggaacagacgttcaccaaacatgagcagcatgcaggacactatcaccggcgtctgt atgccaaatgttttacacagaatacaaagcttattacccatcagacaAGTAAGGCAGGGGAGAGACCActgacatgttctgagtgtgggaaatgttttgcacacacatcagatcttgttagacataacagaagtcacacaggtgagaagcaattttcttgctctgagtgtgggaaatattttacacggaaatcacaacttgttacacatcagcgaagtcacacaggtgagaagccatttccatgttctgagtgtgggaaatgttataccTACAAAtggcatcttgttagacatcagagaagtcacacaggtgagaggccatttccatgttctgagtgtgggaaatgttttgcatggaaatcacaacttgttacccatcaacaaattcacacaggtgagaatctgttttcttgctctgagtgtataAAATGTTTTACtcggaaatcagatcttattacacatcagcgaagtcacactggtgagaagccatttccatgttctgagtgtaggaaatgttttacacggaaatcagatcttgttaaacatcagagaagtcacacaggtgagaagccattttcttgttcagaatgtgggaaatgttttgcacagaaatcacatcttgttaaacatcagagaagtcacacaggtgagaagccatttccatgttctgaatgtgggaaatgttttgcacagaaatcacatcttgttaaacatcagagaagtcacacaggtgagaagccatttccatgttctgagtgtgggaaatgttttggagagaaatcagatcttgttatacatcagagaattcacaccggTGAGAatctattttcttgctctgagtgtgggaaatgttttacatggaaatcagatcttattacacatcagcgaagtcacacaggtgagaggccatttccatgttctgagtgtggcaaatgttttgcacacaaatcagttcttgttatacatcacagaagtcacacaggtgagaagccatttcta